A region of the Peptostreptococcaceae bacterium genome:
ATCTCCACAAAACCATGCTCCTCGGTATGCATATCAAGCATGAAGTTGATTATTGACCTTTCGAGTCTCGCTCCCGATCCTTTGTATACGCTGAAACGCGCTCCTGAAATCTTCGAGGCTCTTTCAAAATCCAGGATGCCCAAATCTGTTCCTACATCCCAATGGGCTTTTTCTTCAAAGTCAAAGACCCTTGGCTTGCCCCATTTTCTTAGTTCTATGTTTGCCGTGTCGTCATTTCCAACCGGTGTTTCAGGTCTTGGGGTATTAGGAATAGTTAAAAGCATTTCTTCCATTTTGCCTTCAATATCCTTAAGCTCTACATCCATATCCTTTATTTCATTTGACAGTATTTTTAGTTCCTTAAAAATGCCGGATGTATCCTCACCCGCCTTCTTCAGTTCGGGAATTTCCCGTGAGGCTATGTTCTGCTTGTTTTTGAGGGTTTCAACATCTCCAATTATTTCTCTTCTTCTTCCGTCTAATTCAACGACTTTATCCAGCCCATAATCCCCCTTGCCTCTAATTTCCAAGAGTCTTTTAACCTCATCGAAATCGCTTCTGATTCTTTTGATGTCCAACATATTCATTCCTCCTTTTGAAATTAAAAAAAGCCTCCCGAAAATCCCCCTGAAGGGACGAGAAGTTTCCCGCGTTGCCACCCTGATTGACAGACCTTCGGTCCGTCCTCTTGAAGCAGAATAACGCCTGCCAAACGCATCGGTTTACTAATGATTCAACCGACGGACTCAGGAACGGATTCAGAATGCTCTTCCACCGGTTCACACCAACCACCGGTTCTCTTTGCTTCAAAGCATGCTTACTATTTCCTTCACAGCCATATTTTAATGTTTTAAAAATTTTACCACATGTTCCAATGCTATGCAAGCCTTATTGTTCCATTTCTTCTATTTTTAAGAATTTATCGACCTTTTTCATTGTCTCTTCCTCTCCTACATAAAGAAGCACATCTCCCTCTTCAATCACAAAATCCGGACCCAGAGAAATATGTATGTCTCCATTGCGGCTTACACCGGCAACCGTTGCCCCCGTCATTTGCCAAAACGCAAGCTCCCTAAGAGATTTCCCTATAATAAAGCTGTCATGCGGCACAAGTATCTTGTTAAAATTCAATTCACTTATTTTTTTTACACGCGTCGTATTTTCTATAAGATACTCAATGTCCTTTTGAATTCTGTTTTCAATTTCACTCTTTTGCTTCAAAAGTTTTTTTAGTTCCATCTTTACTTCAGATATGCTTCCCTTATCCTTGTAAGTACCCATGAATGACGACACATGTTCACTAGACTTTATGTATATTCCGCTTTTAGGCAAAATCTCTACTATATCCATATCCCTTAGAAGCTTTGCCGCTTTTCTTATTGTTTCCGGCGAAACATTGTATTCTGCAGCAAGAATTGTCCGTCCGCTGATTTTTTCACCTTTCGCCAACTCTCCATCATTAATCCTCTTTGCAATATCAAGGGCAATAACTATATACCTTGGCAACTTACCTGATGTCATAATCTCTCCACCTTTTCCGCAAATCATATTTGGTCTTTAATTATGTTGAACAGCTTTTTCTCGGCTTTTTCCATACAAATTTCCACCTTTGCCTTGGGCATGTTAAGTTCCCTGGCAATTCGCGACACTTCGGTTATCTTGTCCCTTTGAATGCCGTATCTGTAGGAAATGAGTTTCTTGTCAATTTCAGTCAATTTTCGATTATCGCGAAGTGCAAGTCGTATTTCCTCTATAATCCTCTTCTCAAGCTCCTTCTCCGTTTCATGCTTCTGTCTCTTGTTCATCAGCTTTTCAATCCGACTCTTCAGGAGCCGCTTAAATATTTCCACCGTTTCAGCATCATCAGATGATGTGCAAAGATCAACCCCTACCTCGTCTATGGGCTCCTTATTCAGCATATTCCTGCCCATCAGCAAATTCATTAGATGCCTAGCAGTACCCTTATTTCCATCCACTATCTGAATATCCCCATATAGTTTTTTAATCGTATCGTCAAGAAAAACGAAATGGGTGCATCCCAAGACTATTACCTGCACACCTTTTTCCGTCAGGTCTCCCAGACAGCTGCGCAAAATTTCCTCAGCTTCATCCCCGTCTAAAACATCTCTTTCAACCAACTCGACAAGCTGCGCCGCAGGTAGCTTCTCTATTTCGCATTCCCCCGAATAGCGCTCCACAAGATCCATAAACTTGCTTTCCTTAAGAGTCATGGGTGTCGCCATAACAAGAATCTTTCCTCCATTTCCTGCATCAACAGCCACCTTCAAAGCCGGCTCCATACCAACTATAGGAATAGGGAACTTTTTTCTGAGTTCTGTTATGGATGCACTAGTTGCAGTATTGCAGGCAACGACAATAGCCTTTACGTTTCTTTCTACTAAATAACTGCATGCTTCAATTGACAAATCCCTTACTTCTTTTTTTGAGCGCACGCCGTAAGGAGCATTTTTAGTGTCTCCAAAATATATGAATCGTTCATTCGGCATCCATTCAATCAGTTCCGCTAAAACGCTTATGCCGCCAATGCCCGAATCAAAAACGCCAATCGGTCTTGATATATTTTCCGCATTCATGCATTCACCTACCTATAATGAATCTATTATGGGTATCATTTTATTCCTAATCGAGGAAACAATCAAGAAAAAGACGCTTCATACCGGTCTAAGAACTAAGTAGAAAGTGGAAAGTAGAAAGTGTAAAGAAAAACAAAAGAAAGTTGATGATTTCAGGTCAAGGATTTATATTGCTCACTGCGGCCTGCGGCGGATTCGCGTGCCCTGTGGGTATTCATAGAGCTTCGTCTTTCGGCAAAATCTAAAATCCGCAAACTCGCTTCGCATCGGGCCAAGGCCAAAGCGGATTTCTTGACGATTTAGCCTTATCCAAAGCTGTGAATATCAAGCCTCGGTCGATGCATCGCAATATGAAACCTCAACCTGTAACGCCTCGAGTAGATTCTCAATACGAGTGGTGCATTAAACGCTGCAAGTTTCAAATACAAAAACCTAAAACCACTCATTGCAATACTTAAATTTGTCGTTCTTTTGTCTTTTGTATTTAGCCTTTTTCTTTCCCACGTTCTACGTTCTACGTTCTACGTTTTTTAACTATACTTTATCTGAAGTCAAGGCGCCGCATGCGGCGCCTTGTTTGCTTATTGTTCTCTTAAATTTGCTTCCTCGCGCACCTATTGTGCCGGCAATTCAGCTTCACCTAAAACCGGTTCCTGATCGGGAACGATTCCGTTTATTTCGTTCAATTTTTCAAGAACATTTTCAAGCTGATTTAGATACACTCCATAAAGGCTCCAGTTGCCATTTTGCTGCGCCTCCTGTGCCTTTTTGAAAATCTCTGTTGCATGAATTATAAGATCGGAGGTTGTATCCCCTTCTTCAACGCCTTCTTGGTCGGAGCCATCGCTTGATGTTCCGAATATCTTGTTAAGTGACTCTTCCAAGGTTTGTTCCATGACTACCTGGTCTCCATAGGCTACTATCACACGCTTAACCTCCGGAATGCTATTTTCAGTATTGGCTTGAAGGTAAATGGGCTCAACATAAAGCAACGATTGATTTACTGGTATGGTCAAAAGATTTCCACGGATTACATTTGAACCAACCTGTCCCCAAAGGGTGAATTGCTGGGAAATCTCGTCGTCCTGATCGATTCTGTTCTCTATTTGAATAGGACCATATATATTCTTGTTTTTAGGCAACTTATAGATGACAAGTTTGCCATATACATCGCCATCATTCCTTGCTACGAAAAGCGCTGTCATGTTCTGCTTGGTCTTCGGGGTATATGGGAGGGAAAGAACAAATTCTTCTTTTTCTTCACCGGGAAGCTTCATGACTAGATATGTTCCTTCAATCTGCTGCTCTGCCGTTTCATACTTTTCACTGGCAATGTCCCACTCGTCCTCTTTATTGTAGAAAACCCTCGGGTCGTTCATATGGTACATGCGGAAGACATCGGCCTGTATGTTGAACAGCACCTGCGGATACCGTATATGGGATTTTAAGCTTTCAGGCATTTCCCCAATATCCGTGAAAAGGGTCGGGAAAATCTTGCCTAGCGTTTCGACTACCGGATCTTCCTTGTCGGCCACATAAAATGTAACAGCCCCATCGTATGCATCGACTACAACCTTGACCGAATTCCTGATGTAATTGATCTTGTTGTCAGAGTAAGGCTCCGAATATGGATAATTGGTGCTGACTGTGTACCCATCCACTATCCAATAAAGCTTGCCGTCAGCAACCACCATGTAAGGATCCGTATCATACTGAATATATGGAGCGATTTTCTGGATTCGTTCAGTGATGTTCCTGTAAATCACAATCCTGCTCTCCGCTGTAATGTTGTTCGTAAGAAGCATTTTAAGGCTCTTTTGCTTGTATGCGAACAGCAGCTTGTTCAAGCCGCCAAGCTCCACGCCGGCTTTTCCCTCATATAGGGCTTGTGCGTTTTCATTTCCATCGGGATAATCGAATTCCTTCTCGAGTGTATTTACGATTATATAATCGTCGGTCAGTTCTCCAAAATAGATTTCAGGCCTATCAACTCTAAGAATGTCTATGTCGGTCTCCGGGGGTATGTTCTTGACCATGAGCTCCGGAAGGCCTTCAGATGTAACAATATTAACAGGTGAAACGGCAACGCCGTACCCATGTGTATATTTGAAATGCTTGTTTATGAATGTAAGGTTATCGAATTTGTTTTGATTCATCTCGCGTCCTGAAACAAATAGTTGCATATACTTTCCATTGATATTATAGCGGTCTACATCCACATCGTTAAATTCATAGTACCTTCGTATGCCCTGTTTTTGGTTGTATACAAGCTCCGCAGGTCTTGTATCATTTATGCGTATGTTGCTAATTGTTTCGTCGTTTGCAAGGATGTCATCTATTGAAAGATTCGTTTCAGCCGCAAAGGTTTTTTCCTCAATATTCCCCAAATTGTATGCCGCTTGAGTGTAATTGATGTTGTACTCAATATACTCGGTTTCCTTTGAAATCTCATCCGGCGAAACAATATAGCTTTGAACTCCTGCGGAAGCTATATTGCCCACTATTGAAATCAGTATAATCAATATGGGCCCTGTGAGAGCAAGCTTTAAACTTTTTCTCCTAAAACCTATGAAAAGCATGGCAGCCGCCGCAAATGAAACCGCCATGAGAACCCTGTACATCAAAAGTGTGACATGTATGTCCGTGTAACTAGCTCCATATACAACCCCTCTAGATGAATACAGGAGCTCGTATGCCCTCAGAAAATATCCCAGACCCTGTACCACAAAGAAGATTACGCCAATCACAAGCAATTGCCTTGCGGCTATTGAGAATACCTTCTTCAAGTTTCCGGCATCTATGTTTCTCGGGTTGAACGGTATCTCCGAGTCTCTTGTTTCAAACAGTGTAGGCCGCCTTATGGACATCATTATGAAATAAAAGACAACCGTCAGAATTGCAAGCATCAAAAGCAGAGTGGTCATCATCATATAAACCTGGTTTATCAGTGGATACTTGAATATATAAAAGGAAATATCCCTTCCGAAAATGGGCTCCTGAAGATTAAAATCCGTCGAATTGAAAAATCTGAGTATGTCAAACCACAGGTTTGACGCAACCGAGGCACTTGCAACAAAGCTTACAAGCAGGGAACCTCCAAGCGCTATCTGGTTGACTTTTTTCTCGCTTACCCCAGAATACACCGTGCTCACTTTTTTGTAATAATCCTTTTTGATAGTCATCAAATAGAAGTAAACTAAGACCGTTCCTATTACAAACACAGGTATTCCAACCTTTAATTGAGTCAAAATCTTTGTCAGAAACACCTTTTCGTATCCCAAAGATTGGAACCATTTATAGTCCGTCACAAAATTTATTATCGTATTGAACGAACCTATAAAAACGCTCAAGACTACAATGATAGCTGCCCAAAGCATCTTCCTCGATGTGCCCATTCTTGTTCCCTTATTATCTTGACCAAATATTTTCACTTTATCACTCCCATTAATTTTTTGGGTGAGTCAGTACACCCCATATTATTTTCTTTACAGCTTAAATATACCCATTAATCTTTATTCCTTCACAATATTTTAATTATACCATGTATTGGGAGCTGAATCCCTTCAATCAGCATCGCATTTTAAGATTTCATTAAAAAAGGGCCCACCTTGATAAACAAGGCGGGCCTTTTTGCTTCAATTTTGTTTCAATTTCATGTCTCCAAATTTAATCCAGCCCTTTTTACGCATGAGTTCCGAGAAAAAGAGTGTGAGTAAAGCCGGCAAAATAAAATGCATGAGCGCCACTATAAAAATCAATTGTCCCATCGGCATGGAATCCTTCATAACGGCTATCGTCCCAAATTGCCCAACAAGACCGCTCGTTCCCATACCTGCGCCTATGGAGTTATTCTGCATTTTAATAAAATATGTCGCTATCGGACCCAGTATTGCGCTTGTAAGAGTCGGAGGTATCCAAATATAAGGATTCTTGATTATGTTGGGAACCTGAAGCATTGATGTTCCAAGCCCTTGAGCCAAGAATCCCCCCATTCCATTTTCGCGATAACTTGCAACAGCGAAACCAACCATCTGCGCTGAGCATCCTACAGTAGAAGCTCCTGCCGCAAGCCCTCCCAGTCCAAGGGCTATGGCCAAGGCCGCGCTGCTTATGGGCAGTGTCAAAATCATCCCCATGAGAGTGGATACTGCAATCCCCATTGGTATGGGTTTCAGTTCGGTAGCTCGATTAATGACGAAGCCGATCCCCTTCATGAATTCTGCAATCGCCGGGCTTATGAAAAACCCAATTATACCTCCGACTATGATAGTAGCCGCAGGCACCAGCACAATATCAACCTTGGTGCGGCCGCTTATAAATTTTGAAAACTCGGCAGCTGCCAAGGCTGAAACAAAGGCTCCAACCGGTTCCCCTATATGTACAACAAATGCGCCACCGTCTCCCTGGGTTAAGGTTCCTGCCCCTATGGCCCCCGCAATAATTGATGCGAATATTCCAAGCGGCGGTGCTGCTATGCTATATGCCACTGCCGCGCCTATTGCCGGACCCATCATGAATTGAGCCACTTTGCCAAAGAAAACCAACTCTTCTATGCCGCTCATTTCACCTATCTGTTTTAGTATTAGTCCAATGATTAGTGAAGCAAATAGCCCCAAGGCCATTCCGTTCAATGTTTTGGTAATATAGTTTCTAAAGCCTTTCCCTTTCATGATGCCCTCCTGTATTGTCAGCTGTAATGTCACCATTATACATAAAGAAAAAGCAAATTTCAAGCCCTGCCATCAATCTGCTTTCATCAATATACCCATTTCATCAAGGGCCTGCAGTATTTTTTCAAAAATCATGTCATTTGGAACCTCAATCGTATGGATGTGCTCACCATTTGCAAGAGATGCCAAAGGGGCCGCATTACCTTTATCAGCTTCCTTGATAAACTGATCAAGTTCATATCTGCTGTTTATTTCTAAGGGGCATCTTATCTCTCCATAAATGGGATGCATCACTATTACATCCAATATTTTGGCTCCCATGTCCACAATTATCTGGAGCTCCTTTTCTATTTCATCATAACCACTATGTTTTACGAAAACTGTCTTGATGTTTCTCTCTGCATTCGACGGCTTCGGTATGTAATAACCATTTGAATTTGCCTGTATATTAACATCCTTGGCTCTAAGTATTGCAATGTCCTGCACAATCACCTGCCTGCTTACTTTAAATTCTTCCGCAAGCCATGAGCCTTTTACAGGCGATGAAGCATCCTTCAGCATCTTCAAGAGGGCTTCCCTTCTTTTTTCCGTCATGGAAACACATCCTTTTGATTGTATAAAGCCAATTTTATTTCCGCCATTTCCATCTACAGTATATCAAACATCGTATGCAAACATAAAGCCGCCGTTATTAACCGGCGGCAATCCCTTTATTTTAAGCAATTACGCTTCCTCAGCCGTTTCCTCAGCCGTTTCCTCAGCCGTTTCCTTCGAATGCCTAACGTGATCTATTACAACCGTTTTAGCATACTCCACATCCTTTTTCATGAGAGCATCCACAATTAGCTTGTGCTCATTGAGCGCCCCTTGAAGCCTCCCCGGCTTCTCAAGGGAGTTATACCTCACAACCTTCATGAATACCTGATAGTTTTTCAGTACATTCTCAAGATAGCGACTCTTTGTAGCCTTGTAAATTGCTTCATGAAACTTTGTATTAAGCTCAGCGAATTTTTTAACATCCTTCTTGAATGTATAGAATTCCATTAGCTCGTAAATTTCATTTATTTTCTGCATGTCCTGTTGATCCATTCTTTCTATGGCCCATTCCACGGCTATTCCTTCAATAGCCAAGCGAATTGTAAATATGTCAACTATATCCTGTTTTGAAATACCCTTTACCACCACTCCCCTGTTGGGAATGTTTTCAACCAAATCATCCAATTCCAGCTGCTTAAGTGCCTCGCGGACCGGGGTTCTGCTGACATTGAACTCGTCCGCCAGCTTGGCCTCAACTACTTTTTCTCCCTTTTCATATTTCCCGTACAATATGTCGTCTCTGATTCTTTCAAATATCACAGTCGTCAGCGATTTATTGTCTGATTTATCCTCAAAAAGAATACTCATGGAATCCTCCGATTATTCATTGTTTTTTTGTACCAATCAAATAAATTCTATCCCAAAATGCACTTTATGTCAACGCATGCAAATATCCTAAAAATTACAAGAATATTCGTTTATGCAGGATTAGTTTTGACTTCCTGCAAACAGCACCGTGTTTTTGGGTTTTATTATTCATTTTTCAGAAATTAACAAAGATTTTTAACCCCTGTACTATCAAAGCTTTCAAAAAATATATTATTGTGCATTATATATTTTTTCAACGGATGCCATTGCTTTTGTAGGAAACATTGCATATTTCGGAATTTTCTGTTTTTTAATCGTATATATCACTTACGACCCCCTCTTTCGTGTTTTTTACAGGGTCATCAAAATCACAATAGTGCATGTTTATGCATATTTATTTATAATTTTGCATATATGTGTTGATTTGCTCCTTTGTTACTGTTATAATAATATAATTCACAACAATACATTTGGAGGTTACTTATATGAACAAAAAAGTCATACTCGCCTATTCAGGCGGCTTGGATACATCTGTAATACTAACATGGTTAAAAGAGGAGTTCGATTATGAGGTGATTGCCGCCTGCGTAGATGTAGGGCAGCAGGACGATTTCGAAGAAGTTAAAAAAAAGGCGATTGCAACCGGAGCATCAAAGGTTTATGTTCTCGATGTAAAAGAGGAATTCATTTCCGAATATGTTTTCCCAACCCTGAAAGCTGGAGCCGTATACGAAGACGACTATCTGCTTGGAACTTCATTTGCTAGGCCCCTTATCGCCAAGAAGCTGGTCGAGTTGGCTGAAAAAGAAGGCGCATTCGCAATCGCCCACGGAGCTACCGGAAAGGGAAATGACCAGGTCCGCTTTGAGGTAACCATTAAAGCACTTAATCCGTATCTCGAAATAATCGCCCCTTGGAGAATATGGAACCTTAAATCAAGAGAAGATTGTATCGATTATGCCCAGCAGCACAAAATTCCGATTCAAGTGACAAAAGAAAAAATCTACAGCATGGACCAAAACCTGTGGCACCTAAGCCATGAGGGCGGCAATTTGGAAAACACATGGAATATGCACGACACTGATATGTATCAAATGTGCAATACTCCCGAGGAAGCACCCGATGAGCCTGAATTTGTTGAAATAGGATTTGAAGAGGGAACGCCAATAAAGATAAATGGCATTTCCTACAGCCCTGCTTCAATGGTTGCAGAACTCAACATAATTGCCGGAAAACACGGTGTAGGAATCATAGATATAGTAGAAAACCGCCTCGTTGGAATGAAATCCAGGGGAGTATATGAAACTCCGGGAGGAACTGTGCTATTCAAGGCACACAAGGCACTTGAAAAAATAGTCCTCGACAAGGCAACAATGCACTTCAAGAAGGGCCTGTCAGAAAAATACGCCGAGCTAGTTTACAACGGAATGTGGTTCTGCCCTCTAAGAGAGGCTTTGAACGGATTTATCGATGTAACCCAAAAGGAAATGGACGGAACCGTCAAGCTTAAGCTGTACAAGGGTACTTGCATGGTAGTGGCAAGCAAATCGCCTAATACTCTTTACAGCGAAGATTTTGTAACCTTCGGAGAAGACGATGTATACAACCAAAGGGACGCTGACGGATTCATCAATCTTTTCGCGCTTCCTTTGACAATAAAGGCTATTCTTGCACACGAGAAAAAGGCCGAAGAAAAAAAGGAAAACAAATAATATGAAACTCTGGGGCGGACGCTTTTCAAAGGGCACGGCAAAAACCGTAGACGCTTTCGGAGCCTCAATCGGTTTCGATCAAAACCTTTACAAAGAGGATATAGCTGGAAGCAGGGCGCATGCGAAAATGCTGGCTAAAATCGATGTTCTTACAAACGAAGAATTAGACAAAATCTTGACAGCACTCGATGAAATCGAGTGCTCTGTCAAAAAAGGGGACATCACTTTCAAGGAAGATTATGAAGACATTCACATGAACATTGAAAGTCTTTTGACAGAGCGTGTCGGCTACCCAGGCAAAAAAATCCACACGGCAAGAAGCAGGAATGACCAAGTGGCTGTGGATATACGACTGTATCTTAAGGAAGAGATAGCTGAAATCTGTGGATTAATTGAAGAATTGTTAAAAACCCTTCTTGAATTATCAGAAAAACATATTGATGTCATTCTTCCCGGGTTCACGCACCTTCAACACGCACAGCCAATCAGGCTTTCTTTCCACCTAATGGCATATTTTGAGATGTTCAAGAGAGACCACATGCGCTTGACCGATTGCCTTGATAGGATGGATGTACTCCCATTGGGAGCCGGAGCACTTTCCGGAACTACCTACGAAACAGACCGCGATTTTCTCGCAAAAGAACTGGGCTTCGCAAAGGTTTCACTCAATGCTCTCGACTCTGTAAGCGACAGAGACTACCTCATTGAGTTCCAGTCGGATGCTTCAATATTAATGATGCATTTCAGCAGATTCTGTGAAGAATTAATCCTTTGGAATACTTCCGAATTTGATTTCGTAGAAATGGATGACGCATACTCAACCGGCAGCTCGATAATGCCACAGAAGAAGAATCCTGATGTTGCCGAGTTAATAAGGGGCAAAACCGGACGGATCTATGGAAATCTGGTGGGGATTTTGACCATAATGAAAGGCCTGCCTTTAGCCTACAACAAGGACATGCAGGAAGACAAACCGGGTATGTTCGATACGGTGGAAACACTTAAAGCTGTCATTCCAATATTCGGAGAAATGCTTGCAACACTTACCTTCAACACAGAGAATATGCTGGAAGCTACAAAAATGGGATTCCTAAATGCAACGGATATTGCTGATTACCTCGTAAAAAAAGGGCTACCGTTCAGAAGCGCCCACGAAGTCGTAGGCCGCATGGTTCTCTATTGCACCGAAAGAAAATGCAACATAGAGGACATGAGCATTTCAGAACTTAGGTCCTTCAATGAAGACATACAAGAGGATTTGCTTGAAATCGCAAAAATCGAGAACTGCACAGATTCAAAAATTTCAGAGGGAGGAACTTCCCGGAAAAATGTTCTTAAAATGATACAAGCAAACAAAGAATTTTTTAAATAATCTTCTGATTGAAAAAAGACGCCTTCCGGCGTCTTTTTTCATTTCTATATCAGTTTTCTTCGTCTTCAACGATTTTTTTATAAACAAAATATGAATAAATGATTGGAACCCCAGCCCCAATCAATATTATTGGAAGCATTATCCACGAAGGCATATGGTCTCTTATAAAATTCACCAGTATCAGGCATACTCCCATTGCCATGAATGTATACCCGCCTAAGCGATGAGTCTTTTTCCAAACTGTTTCATTTGCCAATGTCCAAGGCGTCCTTATTCCAAAAAAGTAATTGTGCCTAATTTGCCCCATATAGTTTCCAATTGTTATAAACAATATTCCCGTCAGCAATGATATTATCAAGCCAACATCCAAATCGACTCCTTTCGCTACCAAAATCGAAATCCAAACCGAAACAGACAATAGAAGCGAAACGAAAATTTTTGTTACTTCGTATGCTTTTTTATGTAAATCGTATGATTTTCTTTTGGGGTCAATCTTGGGCAAAAATACCATTAATAGATAAATCGCAACCGGAAGGGCCGCAAACACTATTATCATTCCCTTTGATGAATAATCATTGACATCCCCAGCTATATTCCAATGTGTCGGTATTTCAGCCGGAAGCGAGGGATACATCCACATGACTCCAGCAAAAGACAGCAATAATATTGTTAATATCCAAGGATTTATTTTCATTCCGCTCAACTCCTTTCCTTAAAATCATAAAACCATTTTGTCATTTCTTGAAATGCGGTAGTATTCAGCGAGTATCGAATATTTTGTCCCTCTTTGATCCAAAGTATCAGCTTTGCATTTTTAAGTACATTTAAATGATGGCTTACCGACGGCTTGCTCATTTCAAATTCATCCGATATTTGCCCTGCAGTCATATCCCTTTCGTTTAACAATTCCAAAATACGTCTCCTCGTAG
Encoded here:
- a CDS encoding GntR family transcriptional regulator gives rise to the protein MSILFEDKSDNKSLTTVIFERIRDDILYGKYEKGEKVVEAKLADEFNVSRTPVREALKQLELDDLVENIPNRGVVVKGISKQDIVDIFTIRLAIEGIAVEWAIERMDQQDMQKINEIYELMEFYTFKKDVKKFAELNTKFHEAIYKATKSRYLENVLKNYQVFMKVVRYNSLEKPGRLQGALNEHKLIVDALMKKDVEYAKTVVIDHVRHSKETAEETAEETAEEA
- a CDS encoding GntR family transcriptional regulator, producing the protein MTSGKLPRYIVIALDIAKRINDGELAKGEKISGRTILAAEYNVSPETIRKAAKLLRDMDIVEILPKSGIYIKSSEHVSSFMGTYKDKGSISEVKMELKKLLKQKSEIENRIQKDIEYLIENTTRVKKISELNFNKILVPHDSFIIGKSLRELAFWQMTGATVAGVSRNGDIHISLGPDFVIEEGDVLLYVGEEETMKKVDKFLKIEEMEQ
- a CDS encoding argininosuccinate synthase — translated: MNKKVILAYSGGLDTSVILTWLKEEFDYEVIAACVDVGQQDDFEEVKKKAIATGASKVYVLDVKEEFISEYVFPTLKAGAVYEDDYLLGTSFARPLIAKKLVELAEKEGAFAIAHGATGKGNDQVRFEVTIKALNPYLEIIAPWRIWNLKSREDCIDYAQQHKIPIQVTKEKIYSMDQNLWHLSHEGGNLENTWNMHDTDMYQMCNTPEEAPDEPEFVEIGFEEGTPIKINGISYSPASMVAELNIIAGKHGVGIIDIVENRLVGMKSRGVYETPGGTVLFKAHKALEKIVLDKATMHFKKGLSEKYAELVYNGMWFCPLREALNGFIDVTQKEMDGTVKLKLYKGTCMVVASKSPNTLYSEDFVTFGEDDVYNQRDADGFINLFALPLTIKAILAHEKKAEEKKENK
- a CDS encoding UPF0182 family protein, encoding MGTSRKMLWAAIIVVLSVFIGSFNTIINFVTDYKWFQSLGYEKVFLTKILTQLKVGIPVFVIGTVLVYFYLMTIKKDYYKKVSTVYSGVSEKKVNQIALGGSLLVSFVASASVASNLWFDILRFFNSTDFNLQEPIFGRDISFYIFKYPLINQVYMMMTTLLLMLAILTVVFYFIMMSIRRPTLFETRDSEIPFNPRNIDAGNLKKVFSIAARQLLVIGVIFFVVQGLGYFLRAYELLYSSRGVVYGASYTDIHVTLLMYRVLMAVSFAAAAMLFIGFRRKSLKLALTGPILIILISIVGNIASAGVQSYIVSPDEISKETEYIEYNINYTQAAYNLGNIEEKTFAAETNLSIDDILANDETISNIRINDTRPAELVYNQKQGIRRYYEFNDVDVDRYNINGKYMQLFVSGREMNQNKFDNLTFINKHFKYTHGYGVAVSPVNIVTSEGLPELMVKNIPPETDIDILRVDRPEIYFGELTDDYIIVNTLEKEFDYPDGNENAQALYEGKAGVELGGLNKLLFAYKQKSLKMLLTNNITAESRIVIYRNITERIQKIAPYIQYDTDPYMVVADGKLYWIVDGYTVSTNYPYSEPYSDNKINYIRNSVKVVVDAYDGAVTFYVADKEDPVVETLGKIFPTLFTDIGEMPESLKSHIRYPQVLFNIQADVFRMYHMNDPRVFYNKEDEWDIASEKYETAEQQIEGTYLVMKLPGEEKEEFVLSLPYTPKTKQNMTALFVARNDGDVYGKLVIYKLPKNKNIYGPIQIENRIDQDDEISQQFTLWGQVGSNVIRGNLLTIPVNQSLLYVEPIYLQANTENSIPEVKRVIVAYGDQVVMEQTLEESLNKIFGTSSDGSDQEGVEEGDTTSDLIIHATEIFKKAQEAQQNGNWSLYGVYLNQLENVLEKLNEINGIVPDQEPVLGEAELPAQ
- a CDS encoding PTS sugar transporter subunit IIC, producing MKGKGFRNYITKTLNGMALGLFASLIIGLILKQIGEMSGIEELVFFGKVAQFMMGPAIGAAVAYSIAAPPLGIFASIIAGAIGAGTLTQGDGGAFVVHIGEPVGAFVSALAAAEFSKFISGRTKVDIVLVPAATIIVGGIIGFFISPAIAEFMKGIGFVINRATELKPIPMGIAVSTLMGMILTLPISSAALAIALGLGGLAAGASTVGCSAQMVGFAVASYRENGMGGFLAQGLGTSMLQVPNIIKNPYIWIPPTLTSAILGPIATYFIKMQNNSIGAGMGTSGLVGQFGTIAVMKDSMPMGQLIFIVALMHFILPALLTLFFSELMRKKGWIKFGDMKLKQN
- a CDS encoding transcription repressor NadR is translated as MTEKRREALLKMLKDASSPVKGSWLAEEFKVSRQVIVQDIAILRAKDVNIQANSNGYYIPKPSNAERNIKTVFVKHSGYDEIEKELQIIVDMGAKILDVIVMHPIYGEIRCPLEINSRYELDQFIKEADKGNAAPLASLANGEHIHTIEVPNDMIFEKILQALDEMGILMKAD
- the murI gene encoding glutamate racemase, encoding MNAENISRPIGVFDSGIGGISVLAELIEWMPNERFIYFGDTKNAPYGVRSKKEVRDLSIEACSYLVERNVKAIVVACNTATSASITELRKKFPIPIVGMEPALKVAVDAGNGGKILVMATPMTLKESKFMDLVERYSGECEIEKLPAAQLVELVERDVLDGDEAEEILRSCLGDLTEKGVQVIVLGCTHFVFLDDTIKKLYGDIQIVDGNKGTARHLMNLLMGRNMLNKEPIDEVGVDLCTSSDDAETVEIFKRLLKSRIEKLMNKRQKHETEKELEKRIIEEIRLALRDNRKLTEIDKKLISYRYGIQRDKITEVSRIARELNMPKAKVEICMEKAEKKLFNIIKDQI